The following proteins come from a genomic window of Pirellula staleyi DSM 6068:
- the rpoC gene encoding DNA-directed RNA polymerase subunit beta', producing the protein MTIGESSYDRINDYASVKISLARPHDIRSWSFGEVKKPETINYRTYRPEKDGLFCERIFGPEKDWECACGKYRGMKYKGMICDRCGVKVTHSRVRRKRMGHIELAAPVVHIWFFKAMPSRLGNLLDMKTTSLEKVIYFQDYVVTDPKGTDLERQQLLTEEEFRAAREQWGDGAFDADMGAEAVRKLLSALDLVKLSEELREELTTTNSKQKKKDLINRLKIVESIRDSDNRPEWMVLDVVPVIPPDLRPLVLLDSGNFATSDLNDLYRRIINRNNRLRKLVDLNAPEVIIRNEKRMLQQSVDALFDNNRCKRPVLGSSNRPLKSLTDMIKGKQGRFRENLLGKRVDYSARSVIVVGPRLKLHQCGLPKKIALELYQPFIIRKLKELGHADTIKSAKKMLERKDEEVWDILESAIQNHPVMLNRAPTLHRMGIMAFEPVLVEGNAIHLHPLSCKGFNADFDGDQMAVHLPLSIEAQVEAHTLLLSTNNVFAPSNGKPIMSPSQDTVMGCNYITLELPGRKGEGMIFSTPAEAQLAFSHGKIEMQAKIKVRLPKNQKLKSDGDEKHKPGAIVQTTYGRILFNSMLPRGMDFYNKGMKSGDLANCISDCYQLLGRKATINLLDDMMQLGFREAFLSGLSFATDDLITPDTKIKHIAEAEKTVMKYKKLYERGVITEKERYNQVLDTWTHAREAITGEMREAMRTDDRGGNGYVNPVYLMADSGARGGIEQIRQLAGMRGLMAKPTGEIIETPIKSNFREGLTVLEYFSSTHGARKGLADTALKTADSGYLTRKLADVAQNVVVTLHDCGTTQGITKGVIYRGEKVEVKLSAAIIGRVSRQSIVNPITDEVIVRENDLVTPEIARRIEDLGLERIQVRSSMTCEAPLGVCRLCYGMDLSTGSLVEEGMAVGIIGAQSIGEPGTQLTMRTFHIGGTVNTSVEESETKAKKEGIVKFTRMRFVANEEGNNIVLTRNGEILLLDPRGRELEKYDVPNGAILRVKENDVVKPGQVLCEWDPHSIPILSEVAGKVRYEDVVEGETLRIEKDSGGNARRLIMDHKGELHPQIVLEDSEGKPLDVYYLPERAHVVVEEGKVISAGSVLAKTPREAAGITDITGGLPRVTEIFEARKPKDPAVMAEVDGVVEILQEKRRGKRTIVVRSESGIEREHLVPHGKRFLVHSGDHVKAGQALVDGPLVPHDILRISGEEALQQYLVHEVQNVYRSQRVDINDKHIEIIIARMLRKVRIESAGDTNLLPGLVMDRFDFRAVNTNLSKCLKITHKGDSDFAVDSIVPKEALEQVNAQIEALGGDAARGSKPKSATASTQLLGITKAAVQSSSFISAASFQETTKVLTEAALAGKVDHLVGLKENVILGHLIPAGTGFRNFQESEVRYRPEALQAMAEQKDKVLETAFPLLAGSDAPSENSPPAPSSSGKPAPSLESLLGGSAASE; encoded by the coding sequence ATGACCATCGGCGAATCCTCTTACGACCGCATTAACGACTACGCTTCGGTAAAGATCAGCCTCGCGCGTCCTCACGACATCCGCAGCTGGTCCTTTGGCGAAGTGAAGAAACCAGAAACGATCAACTACCGCACATATCGTCCGGAAAAAGACGGCCTGTTTTGCGAACGCATCTTTGGCCCCGAAAAAGACTGGGAATGTGCTTGCGGTAAGTATCGCGGCATGAAGTACAAGGGGATGATTTGCGATCGCTGCGGTGTGAAAGTCACCCACAGCCGCGTGCGCCGCAAGCGCATGGGGCACATCGAACTGGCTGCACCTGTGGTGCACATCTGGTTCTTCAAGGCAATGCCGAGCCGCCTCGGCAACTTGCTCGACATGAAGACCACCAGTCTCGAGAAGGTGATCTACTTCCAAGACTACGTGGTGACCGATCCGAAGGGAACGGACCTCGAACGCCAGCAGTTGCTGACCGAAGAAGAGTTCCGCGCCGCTCGCGAACAGTGGGGCGATGGTGCTTTCGACGCCGACATGGGTGCCGAAGCGGTTCGCAAACTGCTCTCGGCGCTCGACCTCGTCAAGCTGTCGGAAGAACTGCGTGAAGAGCTGACCACCACCAACAGCAAGCAGAAGAAAAAAGACCTCATCAATCGTCTGAAGATCGTGGAATCGATCCGCGACAGCGATAACCGTCCCGAGTGGATGGTCCTCGATGTCGTGCCGGTCATTCCACCCGATCTTCGTCCGCTGGTGCTGCTGGATAGCGGCAACTTTGCGACAAGCGATCTCAACGATCTCTATCGCCGCATCATCAACCGCAACAACCGGTTGCGTAAGCTGGTCGATCTCAACGCGCCGGAAGTGATCATCCGCAACGAAAAGCGTATGCTCCAGCAGTCGGTCGACGCTCTGTTCGACAACAACCGCTGCAAGCGTCCCGTGCTCGGCAGCTCGAACCGCCCGCTCAAGTCGCTCACCGACATGATCAAGGGTAAGCAGGGTCGTTTCCGCGAAAACCTGCTCGGTAAGCGCGTCGATTACTCGGCCCGCTCGGTGATTGTGGTTGGTCCGCGTCTCAAGCTGCACCAATGCGGTTTGCCCAAAAAGATCGCGCTCGAACTCTATCAGCCGTTCATCATTCGCAAGCTGAAAGAGCTCGGCCACGCCGACACCATTAAGTCGGCCAAGAAGATGCTAGAGCGCAAGGACGAGGAAGTCTGGGACATTCTCGAATCGGCGATCCAGAACCATCCGGTGATGCTCAACCGTGCTCCCACGCTCCACCGCATGGGTATCATGGCGTTCGAGCCTGTGCTGGTTGAAGGTAACGCGATTCACCTCCATCCGCTGTCGTGCAAAGGCTTCAACGCCGACTTCGACGGTGACCAAATGGCGGTGCACTTGCCACTTTCGATCGAAGCCCAGGTCGAAGCTCACACGCTGCTCTTGTCGACGAACAACGTCTTCGCGCCGAGCAACGGCAAGCCGATCATGAGCCCGTCGCAAGACACGGTTATGGGTTGCAACTACATCACCTTGGAGTTGCCAGGCCGTAAGGGGGAGGGAATGATCTTCTCGACTCCTGCCGAAGCCCAACTCGCCTTCTCGCACGGCAAGATCGAAATGCAGGCCAAGATCAAGGTCCGCCTGCCGAAGAACCAGAAGCTCAAGTCCGATGGGGACGAAAAGCACAAGCCTGGCGCGATTGTGCAGACCACCTACGGACGCATCCTGTTCAACTCGATGCTGCCCCGTGGCATGGACTTCTACAACAAGGGTATGAAGTCGGGCGATCTCGCGAACTGCATCTCCGACTGCTATCAGCTGCTCGGACGCAAAGCGACGATTAACCTGCTCGACGACATGATGCAGCTCGGCTTCCGCGAAGCGTTCCTCAGCGGTCTGTCGTTCGCGACCGACGACTTGATTACACCGGACACGAAGATCAAGCACATCGCCGAAGCTGAAAAAACGGTGATGAAGTACAAGAAGCTCTACGAGCGCGGCGTCATCACCGAAAAAGAACGCTACAACCAGGTGCTCGACACTTGGACCCATGCTCGCGAAGCGATCACGGGTGAAATGCGTGAAGCGATGCGTACCGACGATCGTGGCGGCAACGGCTACGTGAACCCTGTGTACCTGATGGCCGACTCGGGTGCTCGTGGTGGTATCGAACAGATTCGTCAGCTCGCTGGTATGCGTGGTCTGATGGCCAAGCCAACGGGCGAAATCATCGAAACCCCGATTAAGTCGAACTTCCGCGAAGGTCTCACGGTACTCGAGTACTTCAGCTCGACGCACGGTGCCCGTAAGGGTCTGGCCGATACGGCTCTCAAGACGGCTGACTCGGGTTACTTGACCCGTAAGCTCGCCGACGTGGCCCAAAACGTGGTGGTCACGCTGCACGACTGCGGAACAACCCAAGGTATCACCAAGGGTGTGATTTACCGTGGTGAAAAGGTGGAAGTGAAGCTCTCGGCAGCGATCATCGGTCGCGTCAGCCGCCAGAGCATCGTGAACCCAATCACCGACGAGGTGATCGTCCGCGAAAATGACCTCGTGACACCAGAAATTGCTCGTCGCATCGAAGACCTCGGCCTCGAGCGAATTCAAGTTCGCAGCTCGATGACTTGCGAAGCGCCTCTCGGTGTTTGCCGCCTCTGCTACGGCATGGATCTCTCGACCGGTTCGCTGGTGGAAGAAGGCATGGCCGTCGGTATCATCGGCGCTCAGTCGATCGGTGAACCCGGTACTCAGCTGACGATGCGTACGTTCCACATCGGTGGTACGGTAAATACGAGCGTCGAAGAGTCGGAGACGAAGGCCAAGAAGGAAGGTATCGTCAAGTTCACTCGCATGCGGTTTGTGGCGAACGAAGAAGGCAACAACATCGTTCTCACCCGGAACGGCGAAATCCTGCTCCTCGACCCACGTGGTCGCGAGCTCGAGAAGTACGACGTGCCGAACGGTGCGATTCTCCGCGTCAAAGAAAACGACGTGGTGAAGCCTGGCCAAGTGCTGTGCGAATGGGATCCTCACTCGATTCCGATTCTTTCGGAAGTCGCCGGTAAGGTCCGCTACGAAGACGTGGTGGAAGGCGAAACCCTCCGTATCGAAAAAGATAGCGGTGGCAACGCTCGTCGCTTGATCATGGATCATAAGGGCGAATTGCACCCGCAAATCGTGCTCGAAGACTCCGAAGGCAAGCCACTCGACGTCTACTACCTGCCAGAACGTGCCCACGTGGTGGTCGAAGAAGGCAAGGTGATTTCCGCTGGTTCGGTTCTCGCCAAGACGCCTCGCGAAGCGGCTGGTATTACCGACATCACCGGTGGTCTCCCTCGCGTGACCGAAATTTTCGAAGCTCGCAAACCGAAAGACCCTGCCGTGATGGCGGAAGTCGACGGTGTGGTCGAGATTCTGCAAGAGAAGCGTCGTGGCAAGCGTACGATTGTGGTCCGCAGCGAAAGCGGTATCGAACGCGAGCATCTGGTGCCGCACGGTAAGCGATTCCTCGTGCACTCGGGCGACCATGTGAAAGCTGGTCAGGCCCTGGTGGATGGACCACTCGTGCCTCACGATATTTTGCGTATTTCGGGTGAAGAGGCACTGCAGCAGTACCTCGTGCACGAAGTGCAAAACGTCTATCGCAGCCAACGTGTGGATATCAACGACAAGCACATCGAAATCATCATCGCTCGCATGCTCCGCAAGGTGCGTATCGAGAGCGCTGGTGACACGAACCTCCTGCCAGGTTTGGTGATGGACCGCTTCGACTTCCGTGCCGTCAACACGAACCTGTCGAAGTGCCTGAAGATCACGCACAAGGGTGACAGCGATTTCGCTGTCGACTCGATTGTTCCGAAGGAAGCACTCGAGCAAGTGAATGCTCAAATCGAGGCGCTTGGTGGCGACGCAGCTCGTGGCAGCAAGCCGAAGTCGGCTACTGCCAGCACGCAGCTGCTCGGTATCACCAAGGCAGCGGTGCAAAGCAGCAGCTTTATCTCGGCTGCGAGCTTCCAGGAAACAACGAAGGTGCTCACCGAAGCAGCACTCGCTGGCAAGGTCGACCATCTCGTGGGTCTGAAGGAAAACGTGATCCTGGGGCACTTGATCCCAGCTGGTACCGGTTTCCGCAACTTCCAAGAGTCGGAAGTTCGCTACCGCCCCGAAGCATTGCAAGCGATGGCCGAACAGAAGGACAAAGTCCTCGAGACAGCGTTCCCACTGCTGGCTGGCAGCGATGCCCCGTCGGAAAACTCGCCACCGGCACCTTCGAGCTCGGGCAAGCCTGCTCCGTCGCTCGAAAGCTTGCTCGGTGGTTCGGCAGCCAGCGAATAG
- a CDS encoding PIN domain-containing protein, producing MNFQPIRIVAVEQTVVQLPEDASIASVFLYPTRESFLVLNVGLSMAKFKHVFLDTCVWDAMKYDFDGKQFIALADLVEANDARVLLPKSTELEINRHLEDRANEAFAQIRKCSRDAPFARSLYSTDLLSGDEVLGQLRELARKAWAAAKKRVRSRSIGYSGIDLDCVMEQFRLNIPPFGKSKCQEFPDAITIQILKAYSNKFKLPIAVVSQDKGFLEACNKIARLITFDSLPGFCQSQIESENLVGVACSLLRENEFEKVLQLARTAVENVTFESDDDDFELTNQEITRLEITALNIVAIAKNSCVARIKIEGEVMHTVVPDVGLFGAVSSREVDHTIIEDFELFGDLKAEFDSSWTKIVKLAPIQLDDEFVTLFVQI from the coding sequence TTGAATTTTCAGCCAATACGAATCGTGGCAGTTGAACAAACAGTTGTCCAACTCCCAGAAGATGCTAGCATTGCGAGCGTCTTTCTTTACCCCACACGTGAATCATTCCTCGTTCTAAATGTCGGCTTGAGTATGGCAAAGTTTAAGCATGTTTTTTTAGACACATGTGTCTGGGATGCCATGAAGTACGACTTCGATGGAAAGCAGTTTATAGCTCTTGCGGATCTTGTTGAAGCGAACGACGCGAGGGTTCTACTACCTAAATCGACTGAGCTTGAAATAAATAGACATCTCGAAGATCGGGCAAATGAGGCTTTCGCGCAAATTAGAAAGTGTAGTCGAGATGCTCCGTTCGCTCGCTCTCTCTACTCAACTGATTTGCTAAGTGGCGATGAAGTGTTGGGCCAACTAAGAGAACTTGCTAGGAAAGCGTGGGCTGCGGCGAAGAAAAGGGTGCGGTCGAGATCCATAGGATATTCAGGCATCGATCTAGACTGTGTCATGGAGCAGTTTCGATTGAATATTCCACCATTTGGAAAGTCAAAATGCCAAGAGTTTCCCGATGCTATTACGATTCAAATACTGAAAGCCTATTCCAATAAATTTAAACTGCCGATTGCGGTAGTTTCGCAGGATAAAGGTTTCTTAGAGGCCTGCAATAAGATAGCTAGACTCATCACTTTTGATTCACTTCCAGGGTTCTGTCAATCTCAGATTGAATCGGAAAATCTGGTTGGAGTTGCCTGTTCACTGTTGCGAGAGAATGAATTTGAGAAGGTCCTGCAGTTAGCTCGTACAGCTGTCGAAAACGTCACTTTTGAATCCGACGACGATGACTTTGAATTGACTAACCAAGAGATAACGAGGCTGGAGATTACCGCGTTAAATATTGTCGCAATTGCGAAAAACTCCTGCGTTGCGCGTATAAAGATTGAGGGGGAGGTAATGCATACAGTTGTGCCTGATGTGGGATTGTTTGGAGCTGTTTCTTCGCGCGAAGTCGATCATACTATTATTGAGGACTTCGAACTCTTTGGTGATTTGAAAGCCGAATTCGATAGTTCATGGACCAAAATAGTAAAGCTTGCCCCAATTCAACTCGATGATGAATTCGTCACTCTGTTCGTCCAAATATAA
- the rimI gene encoding ribosomal protein S18-alanine N-acetyltransferase, with amino-acid sequence MTTKTKTQVPVHIRWMIRRDMPEVLAIEAGAFEFPWCEEDFIRCLRQRNCIGMVAEHNERVVGFMIYELHRNRLHVLNFAVAADLRRRGIGSQMLRKLVSKLSRERRSRIMLEVRETNLSAQLFFRDLGFRAISLLRDFYEDTTEDAYLMQFRYVPTAGEIDDSIERIERLAG; translated from the coding sequence ATGACGACCAAAACAAAAACGCAGGTGCCGGTTCACATCCGTTGGATGATTCGTCGCGATATGCCCGAGGTGCTTGCCATCGAAGCGGGCGCTTTCGAGTTTCCCTGGTGCGAAGAGGACTTCATCCGCTGTTTGCGTCAGCGGAATTGCATCGGCATGGTGGCCGAGCATAACGAGCGGGTTGTGGGCTTCATGATCTACGAGTTGCATCGCAACCGTTTGCATGTGCTCAATTTTGCCGTGGCGGCCGACCTTCGTCGTCGTGGTATCGGGAGCCAAATGCTCCGCAAGCTCGTCAGCAAGCTATCGCGCGAACGTCGCAGCCGCATCATGCTGGAAGTTCGCGAAACGAATCTTTCGGCGCAGCTCTTTTTCCGCGACCTCGGTTTCCGCGCCATCTCGCTGCTCCGAGATTTTTACGAAGATACGACCGAAGACGCGTATCTGATGCAATTTCGCTACGTACCGACCGCTGGCGAGATCGACGATTCGATCGAACGGATCGAACGCCTCGCCGGTTGA
- the fusA gene encoding elongation factor G, translating to MARQIQKIRNIGVIAHIDAGKTTVTERMLYLSGAKHRVGEVDKGTTETDSDPEEQQRGITIYAACVTFNWKDSIVNLLDTPGHVDFTAEVERCLRVLDGAVVVFSAREGVEAQSETVWRQADRYKVPRIAFINKLDREGADFEAVVSEMASRLGAHPVVVQIPVGQGPPHVANPFRAVIDLVSQKMLTFPGDKEGRTVIEGPVPPEMESDVAAWRDEMLEKLYNHDTELMELALAEEPLPEEMIRRALRTATLKMELQPVFCGSALHGIGVQPLLDGVGYYLPSPADMPPVEGESVADKKKKAGPASRKAKPDEPFSALVFKVLPAKTGDIHWCRIYSGSLKSNSRVLNPGKDLKENVAQLWHIHATKKEEQVESVECGDIVGVIGLRQSVTGDTLCDSKEPILLESIKFPETVISMAIEPENSTERKKLNDTLDMLKRQDPTLSVVSGETGQTLISGMGELHLEVIKNRLLRDFNLNVKFHKPQVSYRESIAHSVDIVGECNRMIAGQQLFARLTIRMEPAPEQVLPVAIVTQVPPDTLPAELLTAALDELKALGEGGGRIAGFPLMKLKVTILSGEWNPEQTDDRAMKIAASDAFEKGLEQGGRVLLEPIMKLDITTPEDYLGDFVGDLQQRRAVISKTENRGRMTVIEAHAPLRELFGYSSAMRSLSQGRAGASIEPLAYQPAPAEVLKTFDM from the coding sequence ATGGCACGTCAAATCCAGAAGATTCGCAACATCGGCGTGATTGCCCACATCGACGCAGGCAAGACCACGGTTACCGAGCGCATGCTGTATCTGAGTGGCGCCAAACACCGCGTTGGTGAAGTCGACAAGGGAACCACCGAGACTGATAGCGATCCGGAGGAACAGCAGCGCGGCATCACGATTTACGCCGCTTGCGTGACGTTCAACTGGAAGGACTCGATCGTCAATTTGCTCGATACCCCGGGGCACGTCGATTTCACGGCCGAGGTCGAACGGTGTCTCCGCGTCCTCGACGGTGCTGTGGTGGTGTTTAGCGCCCGTGAAGGGGTCGAAGCTCAAAGCGAAACCGTTTGGCGACAAGCCGATCGCTACAAAGTGCCGCGCATTGCGTTCATCAACAAGCTCGACCGCGAAGGGGCCGATTTCGAAGCGGTCGTTTCGGAAATGGCCTCGCGTCTGGGTGCCCATCCCGTTGTGGTGCAGATTCCGGTGGGGCAAGGTCCACCCCATGTGGCCAACCCGTTTCGAGCGGTGATCGACCTCGTCTCGCAAAAAATGCTGACATTCCCGGGCGATAAAGAAGGTCGCACGGTGATCGAAGGGCCGGTTCCGCCCGAGATGGAAAGCGACGTGGCGGCGTGGCGTGATGAGATGCTCGAGAAACTCTACAACCACGACACCGAGCTGATGGAACTCGCCTTGGCCGAAGAACCGCTGCCCGAGGAAATGATCCGCCGCGCACTCCGCACAGCCACACTCAAAATGGAGCTGCAGCCTGTATTTTGCGGCAGCGCGCTGCATGGCATCGGTGTTCAGCCGCTGCTCGATGGGGTCGGCTACTACCTGCCCAGCCCAGCCGACATGCCGCCGGTGGAAGGGGAATCTGTTGCCGACAAAAAGAAGAAGGCGGGGCCTGCCAGCCGCAAAGCAAAACCCGACGAGCCATTCTCGGCGCTCGTGTTCAAGGTGCTTCCCGCCAAAACGGGCGATATTCACTGGTGCCGCATCTACAGCGGTTCGCTCAAAAGCAACTCGCGCGTCCTCAATCCAGGCAAGGACCTGAAAGAGAACGTCGCCCAGCTGTGGCACATCCACGCGACGAAAAAAGAAGAGCAAGTCGAATCGGTCGAGTGTGGTGATATCGTCGGCGTGATCGGCCTTCGCCAAAGTGTGACCGGCGATACGCTGTGCGATTCGAAAGAGCCCATTTTGCTCGAGTCGATCAAGTTCCCCGAAACGGTGATCTCGATGGCGATTGAGCCGGAGAACAGCACCGAGCGGAAGAAACTCAACGACACGCTCGACATGCTCAAGCGACAAGACCCGACACTCAGTGTCGTGAGTGGCGAGACGGGACAAACGCTCATCAGCGGCATGGGAGAGTTGCATCTCGAGGTGATCAAGAATCGGCTGTTGCGCGACTTCAATCTCAACGTGAAGTTCCATAAGCCGCAGGTGAGCTATCGCGAGTCGATTGCGCACAGCGTCGATATCGTGGGGGAATGCAATCGCATGATTGCTGGACAGCAGCTGTTTGCTCGTTTGACGATTCGTATGGAGCCGGCTCCTGAACAGGTTTTGCCGGTCGCAATTGTGACGCAAGTTCCACCCGATACGCTTCCGGCCGAACTCCTCACCGCAGCACTCGACGAACTCAAAGCGCTCGGCGAAGGGGGTGGACGCATCGCTGGCTTCCCGCTGATGAAGCTGAAAGTGACGATCCTCTCCGGCGAATGGAACCCCGAGCAGACCGACGATCGGGCAATGAAAATCGCCGCTTCCGATGCGTTTGAAAAGGGACTCGAGCAAGGGGGCCGCGTGCTTCTCGAGCCGATCATGAAGCTCGATATCACGACACCAGAAGATTATCTCGGCGACTTCGTGGGGGATCTGCAGCAGCGTCGCGCGGTGATTTCCAAGACCGAAAACCGTGGCCGCATGACGGTGATCGAAGCCCATGCACCGCTCCGCGAACTATTCGGCTATTCCTCCGCGATGCGATCACTCAGCCAAGGTCGCGCCGGTGCCAGCATCGAGCCCCTTGCCTACCAGCCTGCCCCCGCCGAAGTTCTCAAGACGTTCGATATGTAA
- the rpsL gene encoding 30S ribosomal protein S12, with product MPTINQLVRKPRRDKRTFSKSPVLDKCSFKQGVCLIVRTMTPKKPNSALRKIARVRLSNGRETTVYIPGEGHNLQEHSIVLIRGGRIRDLPGVRYHVVRGARDTLGVNGRKQARSKYGAKKS from the coding sequence ATGCCGACTATCAATCAACTTGTGCGAAAACCTCGCCGTGATAAGCGAACCTTTAGCAAGAGCCCCGTGCTCGATAAGTGCTCCTTCAAACAAGGGGTCTGCTTAATCGTTCGTACGATGACGCCGAAGAAACCGAACTCGGCACTGCGAAAGATCGCTCGTGTGCGTTTGTCGAACGGTCGTGAAACCACCGTTTACATTCCAGGCGAAGGTCACAACCTGCAAGAACACTCGATCGTGCTCATCCGCGGTGGTCGTATTCGCGATCTACCAGGTGTGCGTTATCACGTGGTTCGCGGAGCTCGTGATACGCTGGGAGTGAACGGTCGCAAACAGGCTCGCAGCAAGTACGGCGCGAAGAAGTCGTAG
- the rpsG gene encoding 30S ribosomal protein S7, giving the protein MGRITASSSQLKPDPKFRSVLASKFINCLMYDGKKAVAQQVFYDALDVIQAKMGDRDPIEVFHQALENVKPHVEVRSRRVGGAAYQVPMQVNRNRQQSLAIRWVLSAVREKKGRATHQKLAEELMAAYNREGAAVTKRENVHRMADANKAFAHFAW; this is encoded by the coding sequence ATGGGACGAATCACCGCGAGTTCGAGTCAGCTGAAGCCCGACCCCAAGTTCCGGTCGGTGCTGGCCAGCAAGTTCATCAACTGCTTGATGTACGACGGCAAAAAGGCCGTTGCTCAGCAGGTGTTTTATGATGCGCTCGACGTCATCCAAGCCAAGATGGGAGACCGCGATCCGATCGAGGTGTTCCACCAGGCTCTGGAAAACGTGAAGCCGCACGTGGAAGTTCGCAGCCGCCGCGTCGGTGGTGCTGCTTACCAAGTCCCGATGCAGGTGAACCGTAATCGCCAACAGTCGCTTGCCATCCGCTGGGTGCTGTCGGCTGTTCGCGAAAAGAAGGGGCGTGCCACCCACCAGAAGCTCGCCGAAGAGCTGATGGCCGCTTACAACCGCGAAGGTGCCGCTGTCACCAAGCGTGAAAACGTGCACCGCATGGCCGACGCCAACAAGGCGTTCGCTCACTTCGCTTGGTAG